In a single window of the Bactrocera dorsalis isolate Fly_Bdor chromosome 2, ASM2337382v1, whole genome shotgun sequence genome:
- the LOC105226796 gene encoding uncharacterized protein LOC105226796: protein MSHYVIDLRSDTVSQPTAEMRQAMFVADVGDDVYGEDPTVNALEQKTAKLFEKEAGLFVPSGTMGNLLACMVHCHQRGSEAIVGDLSHVFLYEQGSAAHIAGIQLATIPNKADGTFCLEAMRRKVRLEDDHEPITSLVVVENTHNICGGKVIPLEWLDKLAALVNGDKQLQPYGKRIALHMDGARVFNAAAALQVPVARIARDFDSVNICLSKGLSAPVGSVLVGSEAFIRQARRLRKALGGGMRQAGILAAAGIVALDTIVPRLQEDHQRTLRIAEAIHKAKSPNVTVDLATVQTNILLIHLPNAKFGATAFAERCSKVTPEELAAGVHAAHKEQGIKLEVSSRDWEFARIVLYHQISDADVDLVIKKFNYIIREVDARLAA from the exons ATGTCGCACTACGTAATTGATCTTCGTTCGGATACGGTAAGTCAGCCGACAGCGGAAATGCGCCAAGCCATGTTTGTGGCTGACGTGGGTGACGACGTTTATGGAGAGGACCCGACCGTAAATGCATTGGAGCAGAAAACGGCTAAGTTGTTCGAAAAGGAGGCAGGTCTGTTCGTGCCCAGTGGCACCATGGGCAATTTACTGGCTT gTATGGTGCACTGTCATCAGCGTGGCTCGGAAGCAATTGTGGGTGATTTATCTCATGTCTTCCTCTATGAACAAG GTAGCGCTGCTCACATCGCTGGCATACAATTAGCCACAATACCCAACAAAGCGGACGGCACATTCTGCCTCGAAGCGATGCGTCGCAAGGTGCGCTTGGAGGACGATCACGAGCCAATTACGTCGCTTGTAGTGGTGGAGAACACACACAACATATGTGGTGGCAAGGTGATTCCGCTGGAGTGGCTCGATAAACTGGCAGCGCTAGTTAATGGCGATAAACAGCTGCAACCCTACGGCAAGCGTATAGCGTTGCACATGGATGGGGCGCGCGTCTTTAATGCGGCCGCAGCGCTGCAGGTGCCTGTGGCGCGTATTGCGCGCGATTTCGATTCGGTTAATATTTGTTTGAGCAAAGGGCTGTCGGCGCCGGTGGGCTCAGTGCTGGTGGGATCGGAGGCTTTCATTAGGCA GGCGCGCCGCCTACGCAAGGCGCTGGGAGGTGGCATGCGTCAAGCAGGTATTCTGGCGGCAGCCGGCATTGTGGCCTTGGACACCATTGTGCCGCGTTTGCAGGAGGATCATCAGAGGACTCTACGCATAGCAGAAG CCATTCACAAAGCCAAAAGTCCCAATGTCACCGTCGATTTGGCGACCGTACAAACGAACATTTTACTGATTCATCTGCCGAATGCGAAATTCGGCGCCACGGCCTTCGCCGAGCGCTGCAGCAAAGTGACGCCCGAGGAGCTTGCCGCCGGCGTGCATGCCGCACACAAGGAGCAGGGTATTAAGCTGGAAGTGAGCTCACGCGATTGGGAATTCGCTCGAATTGTGTTGTACCATCAGATCAGCGATGCGGATGTCGATTTGGTAATCAAGAAATTCAATTATATAATACGAGAAGTAGACGCCCGATTGGCAGCATAA